The genomic segment GGATCAGCGCCTTCGACCGGGTCCTCGCCACCCCGGTCTCGGGGAAAGGAAAGGTATTGAACCGTCTCTCCGCCTTCTGGTTCGACCGGCTCTCTTCCATCGCGCCGAACCACAAGATCACGATCCAAACGGCGGAATTCCCCGAGCCCTTCCGCGGTGAGACTCTGCTCGAGGGGAGATCGATGCTGGTCCATAAGGCGCGGGTCTTTCCGTTCGAGTGCGTGGTGCGCGGCTATCTCGCCGGCTCGGGATGGCGGGACTACCGGAAAGAGGGGGGAGTGAGCGGCGTCTCGCTGCCGCCGGGGCTTCGTCTTTCGGAGCGCCTCCCCGAACCGATTTTCACCCCCAGCACGAAGGCGGAGAACGGCCACGACGAGCCGGTCCCCTTCGAGCGGATGGAGCGGGAACTCGGAGTCGAGACGGCGAGGCGCCTCCGGGACCTTTCTCTCGCCCTCTTCCGAGAGGCGACCACGCACGCCGAGGCGCGGGGAATTCTCCTCGCGGACACCAAGTTCGAGTTCGGACTCGGGCGGGACGACCGGATTCTGCTGGTCGACGAAGCGCTCTCCCCCGACTCTTCCCGCTTCTGGAAGGCGGAGCGTTATCGCGCCGGCGAACCGCAGGAAGGCTACGACAAACAGCACGTTCGGGAGTACCTTCTCGGGATCGGCTGGCGCGGAGAGGCGCCCGCGCCCGGCCTGCCGCCGGAGGTGATCCGCTCCACCCTGGCGCGCTATGAAGAGATTTTCGCCATCCTGACCGGTCCGGCCGCCGCCGCCTGAGAGCCGGCCGCCGGAAATCGACCGCTCACCCGAAGGGAAGAGAAGAACCGGAGGAACACGATGAAGCGGATTGCCCGGGCGATCCTGTCGGTTTCGGACAAGGAGGGGATCGTCGAACTGGGCCGCGCCCTCGCCGCCGGCGGTACGACGATCCTCTCGACCGGCGGCACCGCCCGCCGCCTCCGCGAAGAGGGGGTGCCGGTCCGCGAAGTGGGAGAGGCGACCGGCTTTCCGGAGATGCTCGGAGGGCGCGTGCGCACGCTGCACCCCATCATCTTCGGCGGCATCCTCGGACGGCGCTCCCGGGAGGGGGACCGCCGCGAGATGGAGAAACACGGCATCGAACCGATCGACCTGGTGGTGGTGAATTTCTATCCCTTCCGGGAAACGGCGGCCACGCCGGGCGCGACGGAGGAGGAGATCGTCGAGTCGATCGACATCGGCGGTCCCTCTCTCCTCCGGGCGGCGGCGAAATCCTTCGAGGACGTGGCCGTGCTGCACCGGCCGGACCAGTACGTTCCCTTCCTGGAACGGCTCGCCTCTCCGGAGGGGGCGGACCTCGCGTATCGACGGGAGCTGGCCGCCGCCGCCTTCCGGCACGTGGAGGAGTACGACGCGGCGATCCGCGACTGGTTCGACGAGGGGGGGGAAGGGGAGGAGCACCCCCGGCGTTTTCGCCTGGAAGGGACGCTGCGCCGGGCGCTCCGCTACGGAGAGAACCCGCATCAGAGTGCGGCTTGGTACGATCGGTCCGGCTCGACGGACCGCTTTCGCGTGCTCCAGGGGAAGGAGCTCTCCTACAACAACCTGCTCGACGCGGACGCCGCCCTCCGCTTGGTGCGTGAGTTCGACGGTCCCGCCGCGGTGGTGGTCAAGCATGGAAACCCCTGCGGCGCCGCGGCCCTTGCGGACCCCCGCGAGGCGTTCCTCGCCGCCTACGCCGGCGACCCGCAATCCGCCTTCGGCGGGATCGTGGCGCTGAACCGCCCGGTGGACGGCCTCCTCGCGTCGGAGATGAAACCCCACTTTCTCGAAGTGATCGCCGCCCCCGGTTTCGACGACGAGGCGCTCGATCTTTTAGGAAAAAAGAAAAACCTGCGGCTCCTCCTCGTCGAGGGTGCGGGCGCCGGCGCGCGGCCGCCGGAGATCCGCGTCCTGGCGGACGGTTTTCTGACGATGGATCCGGACCCGATCGGACCGTCCGGCGAGAGATGGCGCGTGGCGACCGAACGGGCGCCGACGGAGGCGGAGGCGCTGGACCTCCGCTTCGCCTGGAAGGTCGTGAAGCATGTCCGCTCCAACGCGATCCTTCTCGCCCGGAAAGGCAGGACCCTGGGCGTGGGCGCGGGACAGATGAGCCGCGTCGACGCGGCGGAACTGGCCGTGACGAAGGCGCGGGGGGCGGGGCACGAAACGGCGGGGGCGGTGCTCGCCTCGGACGGTTTCTTCCCCTTCCCCGACGGCGTGGAGCGGGCCGCCGAAGCGGGGATCGTCGCGTTGATCCAGCCCGGCGGCTCGATACGGGACGCGGAGGTGATCGCCGAGGCGGACCGCCGGGGCCTCGCGATGGTTCTCACCGGCGTGCGCCACTTCCGCCACTAGGAGGGCTCGATGGAACGTCAGGAGTGGATCCTCATACTCGATTTCGGGTCCCAATACACCCAGCTGATCGCTCGGCGGATCCGCGAAGCGGGCGTTCTCTCACGAATCCATGCGCCGGACCGCGTGAACGATTCCGTCCTGGACGATTCTTCCCTCAAAGGAATCGTGCTGAGCGGCGGACCCGCTTCGGTTTTCGCCGTGGGGGCGCCGTCCCTTCCGGACTGGTTCCCGCGGTGGCGGGGGCCCGTGCTCGGCATCTGTTACGGCATGCATCTTCTCGCCCGCGCCGAGGGAGGAGAGGTGGAGGGGGGGGACGCGCGGGAGTATGGGCCGGCGCGCCTGGAGGTCGACGAAGTCTCGCCCCTCTTCGACGGCGTGAGCGCCTCCACCGACGTTTGGATGAGCCACGGCGATCGGGTGGTCCGGCCCCCCGCCGGGTACCGAATCGCCGCCCGCACCGCCGACGTCCGCTGCGCCGCTCTCGCCGATCCCGGACGCGGGCGCTACGCCTTGCAGTTCCACCCCGAGGTGGTCCACACCCCGGAAGGGCCGGCGATGATCCGTAACTTCCTCTTACGGGTCTGCGACTGCCGCGGCGACCGGACGCCGGACCGCGTGGCGGAGCGGGAGATCGAGCGCGCCCGGGAGCGGATCGGACCGGAAGGCGAGGTGCTCTGCGCGGTGAGCGGCGGCGTGGACTCCACCGTGATGGCCCGCCTCCTGCACCGCGCCATCGGCGAGAGGCTCCACGCGGTCTTCGTGGACAACGGCCTCCTCCGCCTCGGCGAAAGGGAGGAGGTTCTCCGGAACTTCCGGGAATTGCTCCGGATCGACGTGGACCTGATCGATGGAGCGAGTCTTTTCCTCCGCCGGCTCGAGGGTGTCGCCGACCCCGAGGAAAAGCGGCGGATCATCGGCCGCACCTTCATCGACCTTTTCCAGGAATGGGCGGAGCGATGGAAGGGAGTCCGCTTCCTCGCCCAGGGCACGCTCTACCCGGACGTGATCGAATCGACCAGCACCGCCGGGCCGTCGGCGACCATCAAGACGCACCACAACGTGGGGGGGCTGCCGGAGACGCTCCACCTCGAGCTGATCGAGCCCTTCCGTGAACTGTTCAAGGATGAAGTGCGCGCCATCGGCCGCGCCATCGGCGTTCCGGAGGAGATGGTCGCCCGTCACCCCTTCCCCGGGCCGGGCCTGGCGGTCCGCATCCTCGGGGCGGTGACTCCCCGCGATCTGGAACTTCTCCGGCGCTGCGACGACATCTTCATCCGCGCCCTCCGGGAATCCGGCGAGTACGACCGGGTCTGGCAGGCGCTCGCCGTGCTTCTCCCCGTCGAGACGGTGGGGGTGATGGGGGACGGCCGCACCTACGAGCGGGTGGTGGCCCTTCGGGCGGTGACCAGCGTGGACGGCATGACCGCCGACTGGGCCCGCCTTCCCCACGATTTTCTCTCACGGGTTTCGACACGGATCCTGAACGGCGTGCCCGGCGTGAACCGGGTCGTTTATGATGTCAGCTCCAAGCCCCCCGCGACGATCGAATGGGAGTGAACGTGAACCGCGCTCTCCGCCCAGCCGCCGCGGCGCTTCTCGCCGTCTCCGTCCTCACCGTCCCCGCGGCGCCGGCGGATATTTCACCCCTCGACCTTCCAGACCGGCCCATCGGCTGGCTCGCCCTCCCGGACGACTCGATCCTCGCCCAACCCGCTCCCGCTCGAGAGGGGATTCTCCGCATCTGCGCCGAGATGGGGTGGGCGGAGCGGGAGTACCGCCTCCGCGCCGCCCTCCAGG from the Candidatus Eisenbacteria bacterium genome contains:
- a CDS encoding phosphoribosylaminoimidazolesuccinocarboxamide synthase, translating into MLIVTSDRISAFDRVLATPVSGKGKVLNRLSAFWFDRLSSIAPNHKITIQTAEFPEPFRGETLLEGRSMLVHKARVFPFECVVRGYLAGSGWRDYRKEGGVSGVSLPPGLRLSERLPEPIFTPSTKAENGHDEPVPFERMERELGVETARRLRDLSLALFREATTHAEARGILLADTKFEFGLGRDDRILLVDEALSPDSSRFWKAERYRAGEPQEGYDKQHVREYLLGIGWRGEAPAPGLPPEVIRSTLARYEEIFAILTGPAAAA
- the purH gene encoding bifunctional phosphoribosylaminoimidazolecarboxamide formyltransferase/IMP cyclohydrolase, giving the protein MKRIARAILSVSDKEGIVELGRALAAGGTTILSTGGTARRLREEGVPVREVGEATGFPEMLGGRVRTLHPIIFGGILGRRSREGDRREMEKHGIEPIDLVVVNFYPFRETAATPGATEEEIVESIDIGGPSLLRAAAKSFEDVAVLHRPDQYVPFLERLASPEGADLAYRRELAAAAFRHVEEYDAAIRDWFDEGGEGEEHPRRFRLEGTLRRALRYGENPHQSAAWYDRSGSTDRFRVLQGKELSYNNLLDADAALRLVREFDGPAAVVVKHGNPCGAAALADPREAFLAAYAGDPQSAFGGIVALNRPVDGLLASEMKPHFLEVIAAPGFDDEALDLLGKKKNLRLLLVEGAGAGARPPEIRVLADGFLTMDPDPIGPSGERWRVATERAPTEAEALDLRFAWKVVKHVRSNAILLARKGRTLGVGAGQMSRVDAAELAVTKARGAGHETAGAVLASDGFFPFPDGVERAAEAGIVALIQPGGSIRDAEVIAEADRRGLAMVLTGVRHFRH
- the guaA gene encoding glutamine-hydrolyzing GMP synthase — its product is MERQEWILILDFGSQYTQLIARRIREAGVLSRIHAPDRVNDSVLDDSSLKGIVLSGGPASVFAVGAPSLPDWFPRWRGPVLGICYGMHLLARAEGGEVEGGDAREYGPARLEVDEVSPLFDGVSASTDVWMSHGDRVVRPPAGYRIAARTADVRCAALADPGRGRYALQFHPEVVHTPEGPAMIRNFLLRVCDCRGDRTPDRVAEREIERARERIGPEGEVLCAVSGGVDSTVMARLLHRAIGERLHAVFVDNGLLRLGEREEVLRNFRELLRIDVDLIDGASLFLRRLEGVADPEEKRRIIGRTFIDLFQEWAERWKGVRFLAQGTLYPDVIESTSTAGPSATIKTHHNVGGLPETLHLELIEPFRELFKDEVRAIGRAIGVPEEMVARHPFPGPGLAVRILGAVTPRDLELLRRCDDIFIRALRESGEYDRVWQALAVLLPVETVGVMGDGRTYERVVALRAVTSVDGMTADWARLPHDFLSRVSTRILNGVPGVNRVVYDVSSKPPATIEWE